From the genome of Enoplosus armatus isolate fEnoArm2 chromosome 21, fEnoArm2.hap1, whole genome shotgun sequence, one region includes:
- the nfx1 gene encoding transcriptional repressor NF-X1 encodes MAEGSSDPPDLNPDEASRQKPHQHKSRRGRPRHNNDRNLSSNSYDPSQQYGHFHQDFNPPFSHDNSNYALHQHPPYQGEDGARRRGRGRGRREGNRSVNGNFGGSSSWWQRPGGVGGGHSGAHPMDGPDGPSWRREETGRNLERTNEDQDAWDKKSRKFSQEQRRGPQSEKGTHLKENNSTVGGQRSKDTKGENPPSDKRERTQRSRAGPNFQPDDHQRKHTEAKRRQGPIKPPKPPSQEEMGSVRGGSVQDDFGHGRSSQDPAYKAGQGSGRHTPLQARGGRRTHHQNHRPGQRNWDKMPESKETQTGCLIEQLSEEKYECMVCCDVIRHMAPVWNCQSCFHVFHLNCIKKWARSPASQADDSTEGWRCPACQNVALKQPTSYTCFCGKVTNPEWQRSEIPHSCGDMCGKKRSGVDCNHPCNILCHPGPCPQCPAFVTKSCICGKTSQPMRCGQGTVLQCDKVCGALLNCAEHTCTQVCHSGSCQPCQLQVQQMCYCSVTTRKVLCGTDKEGFDGSGHFSCQKICGKMLNCEAHRCQQVCHRGPCQPCPRSPSLVKTCPCSQTPLTKLLELGYSERRSCSDPIPSCGKTCNKPLACGSSDTIHLCENLCHEGSCGPCALTSTVRCRCGSKTKEVPCATIQKEEELVFTCEKRCNKKRSCGRHKCGELCCVNVEHKCPLICGYKLNCGLHRCQEPCHRGNCEPCWQSSFDELTCHCGLTVLYPPIPCGTKPPECKNMCTRRHECDHPVFHNCHSEEKCPPCTYLTQKWCMGKHEQRSNIPCHLQDISCGLTCNNTLPCEMHRCRRICHRGECLAEGVCQQPCMLPRPDCGHPCSAPCHKGGSCPRTTCTAKVAVQCDCGRRKETVVCTEAASSYQRYAAIAMASKLSDMQLGDSMDIGPFLTKKELKQTRLECDQECATLERNRRLAEALQIDSSSDPFSVRSTSVYSDSLKEDARKDLKFVTEVEEEIKNLVELANKGKQSKRSHCFPPMNREHRKIIHELAEVYVVESVSYDSEPKRNVVITAQKGKSACPNSTLTSLIERETSVRAPPPIAHVKQHSSKAASGSTWSKMVKEEPVIDYFDVQD; translated from the exons ATGGCTGAGGGCTCCTCAG ACCCACCTGACCTCAATCCAGATGAGGCGTCACGTCAAAAACCGCACCAACACAAATCCAGAAGAGGTCGACCCAGACACAACAATGACAGAAACCTGAGTAGTAACAGTTATGATCCTTCTCAACAATATGGACACTTTCATCAGGACTTCAACCCTCCATTTAGCCATGATAATTCAAATTATGCATTGCATCAGCATCCTCCCTACCAAGGAGAGGATGGAGCCAGAAGGCGAGGCAGAGGTAGAGGCAGGAGAGAAGGGAATAGAAGTGTAAATGGGAATTTTGGTGGCTCCAGCTCCTGGTGGCAAAGACCTGGAGGTGTCGGGGGCGGTCACTCAGGGGCACATCCCATGGATGGACCTGATGGACCCAGCTGGcgaagagaggagacaggcaGGAATTTGGAACGAACCAATGAAGACCAGGATGCCTGGGATAAAAAATCCAGGAAGTTTAGccaggagcagaggagaggaccaCAAAGTGAAAAGGGTACTCACTTAAAGGAGAACAACTCTACAGTAGGGGGCCAGAGGTCAAAAGACACTAAAGGAGAAAACCCACCTTCAGACAAAAGGGAAAGAACTCAGAGGAGCAGGGCAGGTCCAAACTTTCAACCTGATGATCATCAGAGGAAACATACTGAGGCAAAGCGACGGCAAGGACCAATCAAACCGCCCAAACCACCATCTCAAGAGGAAATGGGCTCAGTGAGGGGGGGCAGTGTCCAAGATGATTTTGGCCATGGAAGATCATCTCAGGATCCAGCCTATAAAGCTGGACAAGGCTCAGGACGACACACGCCCCTTCAggccagaggggggaggagaacaCATCATCAAAACCACAGGCCAGGCCAGAGGAACTGGGACAAGATGCCAGAGAGCAAGGAGACGCAGACAG GGTGTCTAATTGAACAGCTGTCCGAGGAGAAGTATGAGTGCATGGTTTGCTGTGACGTCATCCGGCACATGGCCCCAGTGTGGAACTGCCAGAGCTGCTTCCACGTCTTCCACCTGAACTGCATCAAGAAATGGGCTCGATCCCCGGCCTCTCAGGCAGATG ATTCCACTGAAGGTTGGCGTTGTCCGGCCTGCCAGAATGTTGCACTGAAACAGCCGACCTCCTACACCTGCTTCTGTG GCAAAGTGACAAACCCAGAATGGCAGCGCAGTGAGATTCCTCACAGCTGTGGTGACATGTGTGGGAAGAAAAGGAGCGGAGTGGACTGCAACCACCCCTGTAACAT ctTATGTCACCCTGGACCTTGTCCGCAATGTCCTGCCTTTGTGACAAAATCCTGTATCTGTGGGAAGACCAG TCAACCAATGCGCTGTGGCCAGGGAACAGTTCTCCAGTGCGATAAGGTGTGTGGTGCCTTACTCAACTGTGCTGAGCACACCTGCACCCAGGTGTGCCACAGTGGCTCATGTCAACCCTGCCAGCTGCAAGTTCAACAGA tgTGCTACTGTAGCGTTACCACTCGTAAAGTCCTGTGTGGCACAGATAAAGAAGGATTTGATGGTTCAGGGCATTTCTCCTGTCAAAAAATATGTGGGAA GATGTTAAACTGTGAAGCTCACCGGTGCCAGCAGGTGTGCCACCGTGGCCCATGCCAACCGTGCCCACGCTCCCCAAGCCTGGTGAAGACATGTCCCTGCAGCCAAACTCCGCTGACCAAACTCCTGGAACTGGGCTACTCTGAACGACGAAGCTGCTCTGATCCCATCCCCTCCTGTGGAAAGACCTGCAACAAACCCCTGGCTTGTGGCTCCAGCG ACACCATCCATCTGTGTGAGAACTTGTGCCATGAGGGCAGCTGCGGGCCCTGCGCCCTGACTTCTACTGTCAGATGCAGATGTGGCTCCAAGACTAAG gaggtCCCATGTGCAACAATCCAAAAAGAGG AGGAGCTTGTCTTCACTTGTGAGAAGCGCTGCAACAAGAAACGCTCCTGTGGCCGACACAAGTGTGGCGAGCTGTGTTGTGTG AACGTGGAGCACAAGTGCCCCCTGATCTGCGGCTACAAGCTCAACTGTGGCCTCCACCGCTGCCAGGAGCCTTGTCACCGTGGAAACTGTGAGCCCTGCTGGCAGTCCA GTTTCGACGAGCTGACGTGTCACTGTGGACTCACTGTCTTGTACCCGCCCATCCCCTGTGGCACAAAGCCACCAGAGTGCAAAAACATGTGCACAAGACGACACGAGTGCGACCACCCAG TGTTTCACAACTGCCACAGTGAAGAGAAGTGTCCACCTTGCACATACCTCACTCAGAAATGGTGCATGGGAAAGCACGAG CAACGCAGCAACATCCCTTGTCATCTGCAAGACATTTCCTGTGGCCTGACATGTAATAACACGCTGCCATGTGAAATGCACCGCTGCAGACGGATCTGCCACCGGGGCGAGTGTTTGGCAGAAGGCGTCTGCCAGCAGCCCTGCATGCTGCCTCGTCCAGACTGTGGCCACCCGTGCTCCGCTCCCTGTCACAAAGGCGGCAGCTGCCCACGCACCACCTGCACTGCCAAG GTAGCTGTACAGTGTGATTGTGGTCGCAGAAAGGAAACGGTGGTCTGCACAGAGGCAGCCAGTTCATATCAGAG GTATGCAGCCATCGCCATGGCCAGTAAACTGTCTGACATGCAGCTCGGTGACTCCATGGACATCGGCCCGTTCCTCACTAAGAAGGAGCTGAAACAGACCAG GCTTGAATGTGACCAAGAGTGTGCTACTCTGGAGAGAAACAGACGTTTGGCGGAGGCGTTGCAGATAGACTCATCTTCTGACCCCTTCAGCGTCCGCTCGACCTCTGTATACAGCGACAGCCTCAAAGAGGACGCCAG AAAAGACCTGAAATTTGTCacagaggtagaggaggagatCAAGAATCTCGTTGAGCTTGCTAATAAG GGAAAACAGTCAAAGAGGAGCCACTGTTTCCCACCCATGAACAGAGAACACCGGAAGATCATCCACGAGCTGGCCGAGGTCTACGTCGTGGAGAGCGTGAGCTACGACAGCGAGCCCAAACGCAACGTGGTCATCACAGCCCAAAA GGGGAAGTCGGCCTGTCCAAACTCAACGCTCACATCACTGATAGAGCGAGAGACATCTGTGAGGGCCCCTCCTCCCATCGCTCATGtcaaacagcacagcagcaa GGCTGCCAGTGGAAGCACCTGGTCAAAGATGGTTAAGGAAGAGCCTGTGATAGATTATTTTGATGTCCAGGACTAA